A single window of Archangium gephyra DNA harbors:
- the gltX gene encoding glutamate--tRNA ligase has translation MAPVPRVRFAPSPTGYLHIGGARTALFNYLYAKRHGGVFILRIEDTDQERSTPESVKAILDGLTWLGIDWDEGPGKEGPVAPYFQTQRLDLYKKYADQLIAEGKAYRCYCTREEIDARRAAVEKATGKGTYKYEGTCRDRKDIPEGRTAVIRFRMPDGEGQVTFNDKVLGPITKQYSDLDDWVMMRADGIPLYNYGCVIDDRTMDITLVGRGQEHVNSTFPQLMLYQAFGWKPPEFAHFPLILGPDREKLSKRKHPEADVMLHKRNGVLAEALSNYVIRLGWSHGNDEVISREQMVEWFDFDHVGTTSGVWSPDKLMWLNQQWLKMLPPAVVAEQVLNFLAARDVQVKAGDPRLERVVMAFRERAKTLQEMADMALKYFQHGVTLEEKAAAKHLTAESKPLLTQVREQVAALPQWSAAALDEVVKKVSEQAGVGMGKVAQPVRVAATGGTVSPGIGETLELLGREETLHRLDAALARP, from the coding sequence ATGGCTCCTGTTCCTCGCGTCCGCTTCGCTCCGTCTCCGACCGGCTATCTCCACATCGGAGGCGCCCGTACCGCCCTCTTCAACTACCTCTACGCCAAGCGCCACGGCGGCGTGTTCATCCTGCGCATCGAGGACACGGACCAGGAGCGCTCCACGCCGGAGTCCGTGAAGGCCATCCTCGACGGGCTCACCTGGCTGGGCATCGACTGGGACGAGGGACCGGGCAAGGAGGGCCCCGTGGCGCCCTACTTCCAGACGCAGCGCCTGGATCTCTACAAGAAGTACGCGGACCAGCTCATCGCCGAGGGCAAGGCGTACCGCTGCTATTGCACGCGCGAGGAGATCGACGCGCGGCGCGCCGCGGTGGAGAAGGCCACGGGCAAGGGCACCTACAAGTATGAGGGCACCTGCCGCGACCGCAAGGACATCCCCGAGGGACGCACCGCCGTCATCCGCTTCCGCATGCCGGATGGCGAGGGCCAGGTGACGTTCAACGACAAGGTGCTCGGTCCCATCACCAAGCAGTATTCGGACCTGGATGACTGGGTGATGATGCGCGCGGACGGCATCCCCCTCTACAACTACGGCTGCGTCATCGACGACCGCACCATGGACATCACCCTGGTGGGGCGCGGGCAGGAGCACGTCAACTCCACCTTCCCGCAGCTGATGCTGTACCAGGCCTTCGGGTGGAAGCCGCCCGAGTTCGCCCACTTCCCGCTCATCCTCGGGCCGGACCGCGAGAAGCTCTCCAAGCGCAAGCACCCCGAGGCGGACGTGATGCTGCACAAGCGCAACGGCGTGCTGGCCGAGGCGCTGAGCAACTACGTCATCCGCCTGGGCTGGAGCCACGGCAACGACGAGGTCATCTCGCGCGAGCAGATGGTGGAGTGGTTCGACTTCGACCACGTGGGCACCACCTCCGGCGTGTGGAGCCCGGACAAGCTGATGTGGCTCAACCAGCAGTGGCTCAAGATGCTGCCCCCCGCGGTGGTGGCCGAGCAGGTGCTGAACTTCCTCGCCGCCCGGGACGTGCAGGTGAAGGCGGGAGACCCGCGGCTGGAGCGCGTGGTGATGGCCTTCCGCGAGCGCGCCAAGACGCTGCAGGAGATGGCGGACATGGCCCTCAAGTACTTCCAGCACGGCGTGACGCTGGAGGAGAAGGCCGCGGCCAAGCACCTCACGGCCGAGTCCAAGCCGCTGCTCACCCAGGTGCGCGAGCAGGTGGCCGCGCTGCCGCAGTGGAGCGCCGCCGCGCTGGACGAGGTGGTGAAGAAGGTGAGCGAGCAGGCCGGCGTGGGCATGGGCAAGGTGGCCCAGCCGGTGCGCGTGGCGGCCACGGGCGGCACGGTGAGTCCGGGCATCGGCGAGACGCTGGAGTTGCTGGGGCGTGAGGAGACGCTCCACCGCCTGGACGCGGCGCTGGCCCGGCCCTAG
- a CDS encoding methyl-accepting chemotaxis protein, with protein sequence MKPPEIQRLDMRRLSLRTKILAITGVSGALVTAILVAVFSFQMRESLKVEFTKRGAAASQDLAHHLGTATWSRDEEGLRLATVSTLRNNPDMAYVVVRDRQGEILGHAEVQRLVNPAMLPALPAQAPARRELSVGKRPVLETSAPIFFEPRGRRTEGGTQPREFVGSVQVGLELDVLEEAVQGMALRGLGLGMLALAVCLLGVAALCRVLIVPLERLARAAAGMASGDLRQQIDAGGTDEVGDLARSIATMAEMLTNLLKDLRGAAADMEREATNVLATSSQQSAMANEQASAIHETGATVAEIAQTSKQATSFADTVISGTSRSDALGADGQKVVDESVAAMEKLSEQVKAIALAITDLNEQTLQIGDIITTVKDVAEQSNLLALNASIEAAKAGDQGRGFAVVAMEMRTLAEQSKMAANQVRALLGEVQKGTRAAVTATEEGSRRALAAMELAQSAGAAIKGLSDVIRDSSGAARQIAGNTRQQTIGVEQIAAAMNELTIAMQDNVEGTKRIEQVAGNLSNLSKRFSDLVGKYQL encoded by the coding sequence ATGAAGCCACCCGAGATCCAAAGGCTGGACATGCGCCGGCTCAGCCTGAGGACCAAGATCCTGGCGATCACCGGCGTGTCGGGCGCGCTGGTGACGGCCATTCTCGTGGCCGTCTTCTCGTTCCAGATGCGTGAGTCGCTCAAGGTGGAGTTCACCAAGCGCGGCGCGGCGGCGAGCCAGGACCTGGCGCACCACCTGGGCACCGCCACCTGGTCCCGGGACGAGGAGGGCCTGCGGCTGGCCACGGTCAGCACCCTGCGCAACAACCCGGACATGGCCTACGTGGTGGTGCGCGACCGGCAGGGAGAGATCCTCGGCCACGCCGAGGTGCAGCGCCTGGTGAACCCGGCGATGCTGCCGGCCCTGCCCGCGCAGGCTCCGGCCCGGCGCGAGCTGTCCGTGGGCAAGCGGCCGGTGCTGGAGACCTCCGCCCCCATCTTCTTCGAGCCGCGGGGCCGCCGGACCGAGGGCGGCACCCAGCCGCGCGAGTTCGTGGGCTCGGTGCAGGTGGGCCTGGAGCTGGACGTGCTGGAGGAGGCCGTCCAGGGCATGGCCCTGCGCGGCCTGGGCCTGGGCATGCTCGCGCTCGCCGTGTGCCTGCTGGGCGTGGCCGCGCTGTGCCGCGTGCTCATCGTCCCGTTGGAGCGCCTGGCGCGCGCGGCGGCCGGCATGGCCTCGGGAGACCTGCGGCAGCAGATCGACGCCGGTGGCACCGACGAGGTGGGGGATCTGGCGCGCAGCATCGCCACCATGGCGGAGATGCTCACCAACCTCCTCAAGGATCTGCGCGGCGCGGCGGCGGACATGGAGCGTGAGGCCACCAACGTGCTGGCCACCTCCTCGCAGCAGTCCGCCATGGCCAACGAGCAGGCCTCCGCCATCCACGAGACGGGCGCCACGGTGGCGGAGATCGCCCAGACGTCCAAGCAGGCCACCTCCTTCGCGGACACCGTCATCAGCGGCACCAGCCGCTCGGATGCCCTGGGCGCCGATGGCCAGAAGGTCGTCGACGAGAGCGTGGCCGCCATGGAGAAGCTCAGCGAGCAGGTGAAGGCCATCGCCCTGGCCATCACCGATCTCAACGAGCAGACGCTCCAGATTGGCGACATCATCACCACCGTGAAGGACGTGGCCGAGCAGTCCAACCTGCTGGCACTCAACGCCTCCATCGAGGCGGCCAAGGCCGGAGATCAGGGCCGTGGCTTCGCGGTGGTGGCCATGGAGATGCGCACCCTGGCCGAGCAGTCGAAGATGGCGGCCAACCAGGTGCGCGCCCTGCTGGGCGAGGTGCAGAAGGGCACCCGCGCCGCCGTGACGGCCACCGAGGAGGGCAGCCGCCGCGCCCTGGCCGCCATGGAGCTGGCCCAGAGCGCCGGGGCCGCCATCAAGGGCCTGTCCGACGTCATCCGGGACTCCTCGGGTGCCGCCCGGCAGATCGCCGGCAACACCCGGCAGCAGACCATCGGCGTGGAGCAGATCGCCGCGGCGATGAACGAGCTGACCATCGCCATGCAGGACAACGTGGAGGGCACCAAGCGCATCGAACAGGTGGCCGGTAACCTCTCCAATCTCTCCAAGCGCTTCTCCGACCTCGTCGGGAAGTACCAGCTATGA
- a CDS encoding HAD family hydrolase, producing the protein MAIAFFDLDKTLLAVNSGSLWIRRELALGHITRMQAMRASLWLARYHLGRVAMQDALLQAMSHLQGRDEQPIRERTIRFYEELVRSQYRPGALRALEEHRSAGDRLVLLTSSSGYMSELVARDLGLDAILCNRLEVDAAGLYTGRPLGEVCFGEGKRSYAQAYASGAGVPLSACAFYTDSYSDLPVMEVVGRPVAVHPDRRLRREALRRGWPVVDWGTPATAGVVALDFPSQ; encoded by the coding sequence ATGGCCATCGCCTTCTTCGACCTGGACAAGACGCTGCTCGCGGTGAACTCGGGTTCCCTGTGGATCCGCCGCGAGCTCGCCCTGGGTCACATCACCCGCATGCAGGCGATGCGCGCCAGCCTGTGGCTCGCCCGCTACCACCTGGGCCGCGTCGCCATGCAGGACGCGCTGCTCCAGGCCATGTCCCACCTCCAGGGCCGGGACGAGCAGCCCATCCGCGAGCGCACCATCCGCTTCTACGAGGAGCTGGTCCGCTCGCAGTACCGCCCCGGTGCCCTGCGCGCCCTGGAGGAGCACCGCTCGGCCGGGGACAGGCTCGTCCTGCTCACCTCGTCCTCCGGCTACATGTCCGAGCTGGTGGCCCGGGACCTGGGCCTGGATGCGATTCTCTGCAACCGCCTCGAGGTGGATGCCGCCGGCCTCTACACCGGGCGTCCCCTGGGCGAGGTGTGCTTCGGCGAGGGCAAGCGCTCCTACGCCCAGGCCTATGCCTCCGGGGCCGGCGTTCCGCTGTCCGCGTGCGCCTTCTACACGGACTCGTACTCGGACCTGCCCGTGATGGAGGTGGTTGGCCGCCCCGTCGCCGTCCACCCGGATCGCCGCCTGCGCCGCGAGGCCCTGCGGCGCGGCTGGCCCGTGGTGGACTGGGGCACGCCCGCTACGGCGGGGGTCGTGGCCCTCGATTTCCCCTCACAGTAA
- a CDS encoding myxosortase-dependent metalloprotease, MXAN_2677/MXAN_2678 family, whose translation MIVASLLVSLALGQSDPFVRSRVNTTADAQCLFWTVPTIAWNLSSVGNQNTSTEDQKQREFEAIRRSFQSWQRIFESCGNLRFSEGPLVDERKVGYELKGENRNLVLFRSRNCADFVPGDNKCWDEETCGNDFDCWDSNADTIGLTLTTYDEKSGIIYDSDIQLNASGFVFTTVDPPAPICSRPISTNPGTCVATDVQNTMTHEIGHLIGLDHTRAFGSVMNPSAPQGEVSKRTIDEGSADFVCETYPSGRASQSCVSPSLERSGTATVLGQHAIGCSSAGAGAWWPAMVGGALLAWRRRRSSRR comes from the coding sequence GTGATCGTCGCCTCGCTCCTGGTCTCGCTCGCCCTCGGGCAGAGCGATCCCTTCGTCCGCAGCCGCGTCAATACGACCGCGGACGCCCAGTGCCTCTTCTGGACGGTGCCCACCATCGCCTGGAATCTCAGCAGCGTGGGCAACCAGAACACCAGCACGGAGGACCAGAAGCAGCGCGAGTTCGAGGCCATCCGCCGCTCCTTCCAGAGCTGGCAGCGGATCTTCGAGTCCTGCGGCAACCTGCGCTTCTCCGAGGGCCCCCTCGTGGATGAGCGCAAGGTGGGCTACGAGCTGAAGGGCGAGAACCGCAACCTCGTGCTCTTCCGCTCCCGCAACTGCGCGGACTTCGTGCCCGGCGACAACAAGTGCTGGGACGAGGAGACGTGCGGCAACGACTTCGACTGCTGGGACAGCAACGCGGACACCATCGGGCTCACGCTCACCACGTACGACGAGAAGTCCGGCATCATCTACGACTCGGACATCCAGCTGAACGCGAGCGGCTTCGTCTTCACCACCGTGGATCCTCCCGCGCCCATCTGCTCGCGGCCCATCAGCACCAACCCCGGCACCTGCGTGGCCACCGACGTGCAGAACACCATGACGCACGAGATCGGCCACCTGATCGGCCTGGACCACACCCGGGCATTCGGCTCCGTCATGAACCCGAGTGCTCCGCAGGGTGAGGTGTCCAAGCGCACCATCGACGAGGGCTCCGCCGACTTCGTGTGCGAGACGTACCCGAGCGGCCGGGCCAGCCAGAGCTGCGTCAGCCCCTCCCTGGAGCGCAGTGGCACCGCCACCGTGCTGGGCCAGCATGCCATCGGGTGCTCGAGCGCAGGCGCCGGGGCCTGGTGGCCCGCGATGGTGGGTGGGGCGCTGCTCGCGTGGCGCCGCCGCCGGAGCAGCCGTCGATGA
- a CDS encoding myxosortase-dependent metalloprotease, MXAN_2677/MXAN_2678 family has product MMRRSPWFALVALVLCAPGAQAQRYQRTLVPGHAYCVLWPGRDYVYRLDAAGSRRTPGDSEFAALEAAFSSWRAVSASCSDFTFTRGPDIQNPKVGYVRNSQEPNANENVITFREVDCNDVVPPDDPCIDAHTCANTYACWDHGAAVIGLTTTTFVFRTAYILDADVEFNASDNGRGFLFTTVDSPMCEGAQSTGCVVTDVQNTATHEFGHIVGLDHVSEIGSTMEATAPPGETHKRIIDAGSAAGFCQAYPRGLPPTQCVGTEPGRHFQAVSQGPGLGCGAAPGALFPTAGLLGLLALGRRRKRPAGRDGAAFPSRSD; this is encoded by the coding sequence ATGATGCGCCGCTCGCCGTGGTTCGCCCTCGTGGCGCTCGTGCTGTGCGCGCCCGGGGCGCAGGCCCAGCGGTACCAGCGCACCCTGGTGCCCGGCCATGCCTACTGTGTCCTCTGGCCTGGCCGTGACTACGTGTACCGGCTGGACGCGGCCGGCAGCCGCCGCACGCCCGGTGACTCCGAGTTCGCCGCCCTCGAGGCCGCGTTCTCCTCCTGGCGCGCGGTGTCCGCCTCCTGCAGTGACTTCACCTTCACCCGGGGCCCGGACATCCAGAATCCCAAGGTGGGGTACGTGAGGAACAGCCAGGAGCCCAACGCCAACGAGAACGTCATCACCTTCCGCGAGGTGGACTGCAACGACGTCGTCCCTCCGGATGATCCGTGCATCGACGCCCATACCTGCGCCAACACCTACGCCTGCTGGGACCATGGCGCCGCCGTCATCGGGCTGACCACCACCACCTTCGTCTTCCGCACCGCCTACATCCTCGACGCCGACGTCGAGTTCAACGCGAGTGACAACGGCCGGGGCTTCCTCTTCACCACCGTGGACTCGCCGATGTGCGAGGGCGCCCAGTCCACCGGCTGTGTCGTCACGGACGTGCAGAACACGGCGACCCATGAGTTCGGTCACATCGTGGGGTTGGACCATGTGTCCGAGATCGGCTCCACCATGGAGGCCACCGCGCCGCCGGGGGAGACCCACAAGCGCATCATCGACGCGGGCAGCGCCGCCGGCTTCTGCCAGGCCTACCCCCGGGGTCTGCCACCCACGCAGTGCGTCGGGACCGAGCCCGGCCGCCACTTCCAGGCCGTGTCGCAAGGCCCGGGCCTGGGGTGCGGCGCGGCGCCCGGGGCCCTCTTCCCCACGGCGGGACTGCTGGGACTGCTGGCGCTCGGCCGGAGGAGGAAGCGGCCAGCCGGGCGTGACGGAGCGGCCTTCCCCTCCCGGAGTGATTAA
- a CDS encoding CheR family methyltransferase — translation MKDTVRVERLDEATLSGLESVLRIACGMVLAPSVRPSLGTALTRAAESQGLPTADFLQRLLARDTAAVEAFIGYAVIGETYFFRHPEQLRELARMAPAHAGPFLVWSAGCASGEEPYSIAMTLLAAGLPSESIRVVGTDVSGRALERARQATYSPWSVRRMEPELERRFLTIRPESVSVPPEVRARVEFRRHNLVTDPPPVSGAQAVFCRNVLIYFPPEVIPGVLERLVRALAPGGWLFLAPAEVPFAKGMGLEEREVEGLPVLCKPVPGERPVPRAARSAPLRVLAPRAPTSPLRRVQTPSRATPASEAPAPAAAPVAQAIRAGQAVTPPPTPQPPTGAPVADSLEQALAAAREGRFDVAEEFARLAARELSPEAYLLLAMVAEGREDVQGAVAAVRKALYLEPQLAIGHAMLVALYGRLGQPEEAERARRNALRALEGLDDEHVLRGVEAMTAGGLRRALVPGVRMGKSGAR, via the coding sequence GTGAAGGACACGGTGCGCGTGGAGCGCCTCGACGAGGCGACCCTGAGCGGGCTCGAGTCCGTGCTGCGCATCGCGTGTGGCATGGTGCTGGCCCCCAGTGTGCGCCCCTCGTTGGGGACCGCCCTCACGCGCGCCGCCGAGTCCCAGGGACTGCCCACCGCCGACTTCCTCCAGCGGCTGCTGGCGCGGGACACCGCGGCGGTGGAGGCCTTCATCGGCTACGCCGTCATCGGCGAGACGTACTTCTTCCGCCACCCGGAGCAGCTGCGCGAGCTGGCGCGCATGGCGCCCGCCCACGCCGGCCCCTTCCTGGTGTGGAGCGCCGGGTGCGCCAGCGGCGAGGAGCCCTACAGCATCGCCATGACGCTGCTGGCGGCGGGGCTGCCCTCCGAGTCCATCCGCGTGGTGGGCACGGACGTGTCCGGGCGCGCCCTGGAGCGGGCCCGGCAGGCCACCTACTCCCCCTGGTCCGTGCGGCGCATGGAGCCCGAGCTGGAGCGGCGCTTCCTCACCATCCGCCCGGAGTCCGTCAGCGTGCCCCCCGAGGTCCGCGCCCGGGTGGAGTTCCGCCGGCACAACCTGGTGACGGATCCGCCGCCCGTGTCCGGTGCCCAGGCCGTCTTCTGCCGCAACGTCCTCATCTACTTCCCTCCAGAGGTCATCCCCGGCGTGCTGGAGCGGCTCGTCCGGGCGCTGGCCCCCGGGGGCTGGCTCTTCCTCGCCCCCGCCGAGGTGCCCTTCGCCAAGGGCATGGGCCTGGAGGAGCGCGAGGTGGAGGGCCTGCCCGTGTTGTGCAAGCCCGTCCCCGGTGAGCGCCCCGTCCCGCGGGCCGCCCGCTCCGCGCCCCTCCGGGTCCTCGCCCCCCGTGCCCCCACCAGTCCGTTGAGGCGGGTGCAGACCCCCTCCCGGGCCACCCCGGCCTCCGAGGCCCCGGCACCCGCCGCCGCTCCCGTGGCGCAGGCCATCCGGGCAGGCCAGGCCGTCACTCCCCCGCCCACTCCCCAGCCGCCCACCGGCGCCCCGGTCGCCGACTCGCTGGAGCAGGCCCTGGCCGCGGCGCGCGAGGGCCGCTTCGACGTGGCCGAGGAGTTCGCCCGCCTGGCCGCCCGCGAGCTGTCCCCCGAGGCCTACCTGCTGCTGGCCATGGTGGCCGAAGGGCGGGAGGACGTGCAGGGGGCCGTGGCCGCGGTCCGTAAGGCGCTCTATCTGGAGCCTCAACTGGCCATCGGTCATGCGATGCTCGTGGCGCTGTATGGGCGGTTGGGGCAACCCGAGGAGGCGGAGCGGGCCCGCCGCAACGCCCTGCGGGCGCTGGAAGGACTGGATGACGAACACGTGCTGCGCGGAGTGGAGGCGATGACGGCGGGAGGGTTGCGGCGCGCGCTCGTTCCGGGTGTGAGGATGGGAAAGTCGGGTGCCCGATGA
- a CDS encoding chemotaxis protein CheW — MVDSPPMTAAEAQARRASVQKRLALVEEEIVRLRRELATLGVDQRLPGLYLTVEVAGTTALLPVEAVMEVVRLVAIEPLPAALPHVRGTMLYRGTPAVVVDLAAMLGVRREPDLDAHLVICGGARMVAVLVDRVRDLVESPVLVEGSVSGESTHAWDGTGLMAGLCRTPEGIRPLLRASAILAVPEGA; from the coding sequence ATGGTCGATTCCCCTCCGATGACAGCGGCTGAAGCCCAGGCGAGGCGTGCGTCGGTGCAGAAGCGCCTGGCGCTGGTGGAAGAGGAGATCGTCCGGCTCCGGCGCGAGCTGGCCACGCTCGGCGTGGATCAGCGTCTGCCCGGCCTCTACCTCACGGTGGAGGTGGCCGGCACCACCGCCTTGCTGCCCGTGGAGGCGGTGATGGAGGTGGTGCGCCTGGTGGCCATCGAGCCACTGCCGGCGGCGCTCCCCCATGTGCGCGGCACCATGCTCTACCGGGGCACGCCCGCGGTGGTGGTGGACCTGGCGGCGATGCTCGGCGTGCGCCGGGAGCCGGATCTCGACGCGCACCTGGTCATCTGTGGAGGCGCCCGCATGGTGGCCGTCCTCGTGGATCGGGTGAGGGACTTGGTCGAGTCTCCGGTGCTGGTGGAGGGCTCCGTCTCCGGTGAGTCCACGCACGCCTGGGATGGGACGGGGTTGATGGCGGGCCTGTGCCGCACGCCCGAGGGCATCCGCCCGCTGCTGCGCGCCTCGGCCATCCTGGCTGTTCCGGAGGGGGCGTGA
- a CDS encoding TonB family protein, with protein sequence MVTGDSQGDSQGPGDGGSDPLIGRTLNGRFSILEPIGVGGMGRVYRAQQTPLDRVVALKVLNPNFPTSKDPGFQKRFLREASLSSKLRHPNTVTVIDYGQTDDGIYYIAMEYLEGRTLGQVLAETGPLPWARALSIAQQICRSLREAHNLGVVHRDLKPANIMVLNESDQDLVKVLDFGLVKSIAPTDDAPNPEITQSGTFLGSPAYMAPEQARNEADIRSDVYSLGVMLYQMLVGRPPFVSKDHIELIFAHHKELPPAFSSVRPDLQVPQDIESLVRKCLEKDPARRFQTMEELLEAMRGASMAAGGHSGIFKRPGGQNTTGPHKTPLFAGITGDNSAENNTLAVDISVVVPPDMQKTRRRTLLLGGLVGGGIAVALTGGLLLSSGVFSRSEPKQEPVAAAPVAAPTEKATDQVVRFRLMSQPTGARVVYKGEERGTTPLLLEIPKEKGQDTVTAEFTFSLDGYQAETVITGGSGEVVFAQKLQRARGGSSRVASSSRNQVEHVSGTAGDRSTVTALGSMSAPVMLESEPPPAPVPGAAPKQVEKTAAEGAGGGALAVPVLALSNGAASTGDGPVPFQEGMPRPVELRGKDIVYTREALAARVEGTMVVKCTITQKGQVENCRVIKGLPHMNEAVVQSLQSRTYKPILLQGKAVAVDYVFNIRLVAPRRR encoded by the coding sequence ATGGTGACCGGCGACTCGCAGGGCGACTCGCAGGGACCGGGCGATGGTGGCTCGGATCCCCTCATCGGGCGAACGCTCAACGGCCGTTTCAGCATCCTCGAGCCGATCGGCGTCGGAGGGATGGGCCGGGTGTACCGGGCCCAGCAGACCCCCTTGGATCGGGTGGTCGCGCTCAAGGTGCTCAACCCCAACTTCCCCACCAGCAAGGATCCGGGCTTCCAGAAGCGCTTCCTGCGCGAGGCCTCGCTGTCCTCCAAGCTCCGTCACCCCAACACGGTGACGGTGATCGACTACGGGCAGACGGACGACGGCATCTACTACATCGCCATGGAGTACCTGGAGGGGCGCACGCTCGGCCAGGTGCTGGCGGAGACCGGTCCCCTGCCCTGGGCGCGCGCGCTGAGCATCGCCCAGCAGATCTGCCGCTCGCTGCGCGAGGCCCACAACCTGGGCGTGGTGCACCGCGACTTGAAGCCGGCCAACATCATGGTGCTCAACGAGTCCGATCAGGATCTCGTGAAGGTGCTGGACTTCGGGCTGGTGAAGTCGATTGCCCCCACGGACGACGCGCCCAACCCGGAGATCACCCAGAGCGGCACCTTCCTGGGCTCGCCGGCGTACATGGCGCCGGAGCAGGCGCGCAACGAGGCGGACATCCGCAGCGACGTGTACTCGCTGGGGGTGATGCTCTACCAGATGCTGGTGGGGCGGCCGCCGTTCGTCTCGAAGGATCACATCGAGCTCATCTTCGCCCACCACAAGGAGCTGCCGCCCGCGTTCAGCTCGGTGAGGCCGGACCTGCAGGTGCCGCAGGATATCGAGTCGCTGGTGCGCAAGTGCCTGGAGAAGGATCCAGCGCGCCGCTTCCAGACGATGGAGGAGCTGTTGGAGGCGATGCGCGGGGCCAGCATGGCCGCGGGCGGCCACAGCGGCATCTTCAAGCGCCCGGGTGGGCAGAACACCACGGGTCCCCACAAGACGCCGCTCTTCGCGGGCATCACCGGGGACAACTCGGCGGAGAACAACACGCTGGCGGTGGACATCAGCGTGGTGGTGCCGCCGGACATGCAGAAGACCCGCCGGCGCACGCTGCTGCTGGGAGGGCTGGTGGGCGGAGGCATCGCCGTGGCCCTCACGGGTGGGCTGCTGCTGTCCTCGGGAGTCTTCTCGCGCTCGGAGCCCAAGCAGGAGCCGGTGGCGGCGGCGCCGGTGGCGGCGCCCACCGAGAAGGCCACGGATCAGGTGGTGCGCTTCCGGCTGATGAGCCAACCCACGGGCGCGCGCGTCGTCTACAAGGGCGAGGAGCGCGGCACGACGCCCCTGCTGCTGGAGATTCCCAAGGAGAAGGGCCAGGACACGGTCACCGCCGAGTTCACCTTCTCGCTCGATGGGTACCAGGCGGAGACGGTCATCACCGGTGGCTCGGGTGAGGTGGTGTTCGCCCAGAAGCTGCAGCGGGCGCGCGGGGGCTCCAGCCGGGTCGCGTCCTCCTCGAGGAATCAGGTGGAGCACGTGTCGGGCACGGCGGGCGATCGCTCCACGGTGACGGCGCTGGGCTCCATGTCGGCGCCGGTGATGCTGGAGTCGGAGCCGCCTCCGGCGCCGGTGCCCGGGGCGGCGCCGAAGCAGGTGGAGAAGACGGCGGCGGAGGGCGCGGGTGGTGGGGCCCTGGCGGTGCCGGTGCTGGCGCTGTCCAATGGCGCCGCGTCCACGGGAGACGGACCGGTGCCCTTCCAGGAGGGCATGCCGCGTCCGGTGGAGCTGCGGGGCAAGGACATCGTCTACACGCGCGAGGCGCTGGCGGCCCGCGTGGAGGGGACGATGGTGGTGAAGTGCACCATCACCCAGAAGGGCCAGGTGGAGAACTGCCGGGTCATCAAGGGCCTGCCGCACATGAACGAGGCGGTGGTGCAGTCGCTGCAGTCGCGCACCTACAAGCCCATCCTGCTGCAGGGCAAGGCGGTGGCGGTGGACTACGTCTTCAACATCCGGCTGGTGGCGCCCCGCCGCCGCTGA